Sequence from the Desertibacillus haloalkaliphilus genome:
TCTTACTAGGACAATGTTCCCTTCTTTTGTCATAGGCACGACTGCTACAGCTCCTGGGTGCTTAACTATTTCACGAGAACTCATTTTTCCGTTAGGAAGCTCTACCTCCTTTACTTCTAAATCAATAACTTTCCCTTTAAAAATTTGCTTAGTTGCTACTGTCTTTTCATATAAATGGTCCATTTTCTCCTCCAAAATATGTATTCGTGTAACTTTCAGTTCTTTTTCTTCCAATCCCATCATAAATGTGTACCATAATCTACTTGAAGG
This genomic interval carries:
- a CDS encoding NUDIX domain-containing protein; amino-acid sequence: MDHLYEKTVATKQIFKGKVIDLEVKEVELPNGKMSSREIVKHPGAVAVVPMTKEGNIVLVRQYRKALGKTIVEIPAGKLEKGENPLESAARELEEETGYKTKKLEFLLSFYT